From the Hevea brasiliensis isolate MT/VB/25A 57/8 chromosome 15, ASM3005281v1, whole genome shotgun sequence genome, one window contains:
- the LOC110653644 gene encoding uncharacterized protein LOC110653644 isoform X1, whose translation MEAILARALEYTLKYWLKSFSRDQLKLQGRVVQLSNLDINGDALHASMGLPPALNVTKAKVGKFEIILPYVSNVQVEPIVIQIDRLDLVLEEKHDLDACSSSNSTQSSTGSSKASGYGFADKIADGMTIQVSTVNLLLETRGGARREGGAAWASPLASITIRNLLLCTTNENWQVVNLKEARDFSHNKGNIYVFKKLEWESLSIDLLPHPDMFADANLARSQEGSTHRDDDGAKRVFFGGERFLEGISGEAHITVQRTEQNNPLGLEVQLHITEAICPALSEPGLRALLRFMTGLYGCLNRGDVDLKAHQQSTEAAGCSLVSILVDHIFFCIKDAEFQLELLMQSLFFSRATVSDGEIAKNLTKVMIGGLFLRDTFSRPPCTLVQPSMEPVTENDVQIPAFAKNFCPPIYPLGDQQWQLSVGIPLICLHSLQVKPSPVPPSFASETVIACEPLMIHLQEESCLRISSFLADGIVVSRGDVLPDFSVNSLMFILKELDVIVPLDMSKLNNPVANKNSIAQNSFTGARLHIENLFFSESPSLKLRLLKLEKDPACFCLWQGQPIDASQKKWTVGASHLGLSLETSSRSNGQLNSHGLASGLWRCIELKDASIEVAMVTADGSPLTNVPPPGGVVRVGVACQQYLSNTSVEQLFFVLDLYAYFGRVGEKVASVGKNRRPKRSGNESSGGRLMDKVPCDTAVSLAVKLLQVRFLESSTIDIEGLPLVQFIGEYLFIKVSHRTLGGAMAVSSTLHWQTVEVDCVETDGSLVHENCTILTSVENGCVVSANGYPQLRAIFWVHNQRKHQQNGIAQAIPFLDVNIVHVIPFSERDKECHSLSVSACISGIRLGGGMNYAETLLHRFGILGPDGGPGEGLSKGLKNLSTGPLSKLFKISPLTVELREDKHSENGKDGGFLHLEMPDDLDVCIELKDWLFALEGAQEIAERWWFSNPEDVGREERCWHTTFQSLFVKAKNIPRHELNGKGKSHGRQKYPVELVTVGVEGLQILKPLGQKGISVSENGVKQVETSGGINLEVHMVMSGENIDDEMPTWVLENLKFSVKQPIEAVVTKDELQHLALLCKSEVDAMGRIAAGVLKLLKLEHSIGQATIYQLSNLGSESFDKIFSPQRLSRDSPRSIGFSPSSHMINETLPTMLESTVDSLEEAVLDSQAKCSALITDVSASESSVQYLAEIKQLSQNLERMQNLMKQLQTRI comes from the exons ATGGAGGCGATACTGGCTAGAGCCTTGGAGTACACGCTCAAGTACTGGCTCAAATCCTTCTCCAGAGATCAGTTAAAGCTTCAAGGACGTGTCGTACAACTATCCAATTTAG ATATAAATGGAGATGCCCTGCATGCGAGCATGGGATTGCCACCGGCGCTGAATGTAACAAAGGCAAAAGTGGGCAAATTCGAGATAATT CTCCCCTATGTAAGTAACGTGCAAGTAGAGCCAATTGTTATACAAATTGATAGGCTCGATTTGGTTCTGGAGGagaaacatgatttggatgcatGTAGCAGCTCCAACAG CACACAGTCATCTACTGGCTCCAGCAAGGCTAGTGGCTATGGATTTGCTGATAAG ATTGCAGATGGAATGACAATTCAGGTTAGCACTGTCAATCTTCTTCTTGAAACACGTGGGGGTGCTCGACGTGAGGGTGGTGCTGCTTG GGCATCACCTCTAGCATCCATCACCATACGCAaccttttattatgcaccacaaaTGAAAATTGGCAG GTTGTAAATCTTAAGGAAGCACGTGACTTCTCCCATAACAAAGGGAATATATATGTGTTCAAG AAATTAGAATGGGAGTCTTTATCTATTGATCTTCTGCCTCATCCTGATATGTTTGCCGATGCCAATTTAGCACGTTCTCAAGAAGGTTCAACTCATAGAGATGATGATGGTGCAAAGCGAGTTTTCTTTGGTGGAGAACGCTTTTTGGAAGGAATATCAGGAGAAGCTCAT ATCACAGTACAGAGGACTGAACAAAACAATCCCCTTGGACTTGAGGTTCAATTACATATTACTGAAGCTATCTGTCCTGCATTAAGTGAACCAG GACTTCGAGCTCTTCTTCGCTTCATGACTGGATTATACGGATGTCTTAATAGAGGAGATGTGGATCTGAAGGCTCATCAG CAATCTACAGAAGCAGCAGGATGTTCATTAGTCTCTATTCTTGTAGATCACATTTTTTTCTGCATTAAGGATGCTG AGTTCCAGCTTGAGCTCTTGATGCAGTCACTTTTCTTTTCTCGG GCAACAGTTTCTGATGGAGAAATTGCTAAGAACTTGACTAAGGTTATGATTGGTGGACTGTTCTTACG GGACACATTTTCGCGCCCTCCATGTACTTTGGTGCAACCATCAATGGAGCCTGTCACAGAAAATGATGTGCAGATTCCTGCCTTCG CTAAGAATTTTTGCCCCCCAATATATCCTTTGGGAGACCAGCAGTGGCAGCTAAGTGTAGGTATTCCTTTGATATGCCTTCATTCACTTCAGGTCAAGCCTTCTCCAGTCCCACCATCTTTTGCTTCAGAAACAGTTATTGCTTGTGAGCCTCTTATG ATTCACCTCCAGGAAGAATCATGTTTGCGGATATCTTCTTTCTTAGCTGATGGAATTGTTGTCAGTCGTGGAGATGTTttacccgatttttcagtaaattCCTTAATGTTCATTCTCAAGGAATTAGATGTCATTGTTCCTCTGGACATGAGTAAATTAAATAATCCAGTTGCCAACAAGAattccattgcccagaattcctTTACTGGAGCAAGGCTTCATATTGAGAATTTGTTCTTCTCGGAGTCACCTTCCTTAAAACTCAGGCTGCTAAAGCTGGAGAAAGATCCTGCTTGCTTCTGTTTGTGGCAGGGTCAGCCTATTGATGCAAGCCAGAAGAAATGGACTGTTGGAGCATCACACCTTGGTTTGTCTCTGGAAACTTCTAGCAGGTCTAATGGGCAACTGAATTCTCATGGGTTGGCTTCAGGCTTGTGGAGATGCATTGAACTAAAAGATGCTTCTATTGAGGTAGCCATGGTAACTGCTGACGGAAGTCCATTAACAAATGTTCCTCCTCCTGGAGGTGTTGTCAGAGTAGGTGTTGCTTGTCAACAGTATTTATCCAACACTTCTGTTGAGCAGTTATTTTTTGTCCTGGATCTTTATGCTTACTTTGGCAGAGTTGGTGAAAAGGTTGCCTCCGTTGGCAAAAATAGGAGACCAAAGAGAAGTGGGAATGAATCTTCAGGTGGTAGGCTAATGGATAAGGTTCCTTGTGATACTGCAGTAAGCCTAGCAGTGAAGCTTCTTCAGGTTAGATTTCTAGAATCTTCCACAATAGATATTGAGGGATTGCCTTTGGTTCAATTTATTGGAGAATATCTTTTCATCAAAGTTTCTCACAGAACCCTTGGTGGTGCCATGGCTGTGTCATCCACTTTACACTGGCAAACTGTTGAGGTGGACTGTGTAGAGACAGATGGAAGCTTGGTGCATGAAAATTGCACAATTTTAACTTCTGTTGAGAATGGTTGTGTGGTGTCCGCAAATGGTTATCCTCAATTACGAGCCATCTTTTGGGTGCATAACCAGAGGAAGCATCAACAAAATGGTATTGCTCAGGCAATTCCGTTTCTGGATGTTAACATAGTCCATGTCATTCCATTCAGTGAACGTGATAAAGAGTGCCATAGTTTAAGTGTGTCAGCCTGTATTTCTGGTATTCGCCTTGGTGGTGGAATGAACTATGCTGAAACCCTGTTGCATCGATTTGGAATACTTGGGCCCGATGGTGGTCCTGGAGAAGGGCTTTCAAAAGGATTAAAGAATTTATCAACAGGGCCGCTATCAAAACTTTTCAAAATATCGCCTCTCACAGTTGAGTTAAGAGAGG ATAAGCATtcagaaaatgggaaagatgGTGGGTTTTTGCACTTGGAAATGCCAGATGATTTGGATGTGTGTATAGAATTGAAAGATTGGTTATTTGCACTTGAGGGTGCACAAGAGATTGCAGAAAGGTGGTGGTTTTCCAACCCTGAAGATGTGGGCAGAGAAGAGAGGTGCTGGCACACAACTTTCCAAAGTTTGTTTGTAAAAGCAAAAAACATTCCAAGGCATGAACTGAATGGAAAAGGGAAGTCACATGGAAGACAGAAATATCCAGTGGAATTGGTCACA GTTGGTGTGGAAGGCTTGCAGATCTTGAAGCCACTGGGACAAAAGGGCATTTCTGTGTCCGAGAATGGTGTGAAACAAGTCGAGACATCTGGAGGGATAAATCTTGAAGTTCACATGGTGATGTCAGGGGAAAATATTGATGATGAGATGCCCACATGGGTATTGGAAAACTTGAAATTCTCTGTTAAGCAACCG ATTGAGGCTGTTGTGACCAAAGATGAGCTCCAGCACCTTGCTTTGTTGTGCAAGTCTGAAGTTGATGCAATGGGTCGGATAGCTGCCGGGGTCCTCAAGCTACTCAAACTGGAGCATTCCATTGGCCAGGCAACCATATACCAACTCAGCAACCTTG GAAGTGAAAGCTTTGACAAAATTTTCTCCCCACAGAGGCTTAGCAGGGATAGTCCTCGTAGCATTGGTTTTTCCCCATCGTCGCATATGATTAACGAGACTTTGCCGACAATGTTGGAATCAACAGTTGATTCACTTGAGGAGGCAGTTTTGGATTCACAAGCTAAATGTTCTGCCCTTATTACTGATGTATCCGCTTCAGAATCGTCTGTACAGTATCTTGCCGAAATCAAACAACTAAGCCAGAATCTTGAAAGAATGCAGAATTTAATGAAGCAATTACAGACTCGAATTTAA
- the LOC110653644 gene encoding uncharacterized protein LOC110653644 isoform X2, with protein sequence MTIQVSTVNLLLETRGGARREGGAAWASPLASITIRNLLLCTTNENWQVVNLKEARDFSHNKGNIYVFKKLEWESLSIDLLPHPDMFADANLARSQEGSTHRDDDGAKRVFFGGERFLEGISGEAHITVQRTEQNNPLGLEVQLHITEAICPALSEPGLRALLRFMTGLYGCLNRGDVDLKAHQQSTEAAGCSLVSILVDHIFFCIKDAEFQLELLMQSLFFSRATVSDGEIAKNLTKVMIGGLFLRDTFSRPPCTLVQPSMEPVTENDVQIPAFAKNFCPPIYPLGDQQWQLSVGIPLICLHSLQVKPSPVPPSFASETVIACEPLMIHLQEESCLRISSFLADGIVVSRGDVLPDFSVNSLMFILKELDVIVPLDMSKLNNPVANKNSIAQNSFTGARLHIENLFFSESPSLKLRLLKLEKDPACFCLWQGQPIDASQKKWTVGASHLGLSLETSSRSNGQLNSHGLASGLWRCIELKDASIEVAMVTADGSPLTNVPPPGGVVRVGVACQQYLSNTSVEQLFFVLDLYAYFGRVGEKVASVGKNRRPKRSGNESSGGRLMDKVPCDTAVSLAVKLLQVRFLESSTIDIEGLPLVQFIGEYLFIKVSHRTLGGAMAVSSTLHWQTVEVDCVETDGSLVHENCTILTSVENGCVVSANGYPQLRAIFWVHNQRKHQQNGIAQAIPFLDVNIVHVIPFSERDKECHSLSVSACISGIRLGGGMNYAETLLHRFGILGPDGGPGEGLSKGLKNLSTGPLSKLFKISPLTVELREDKHSENGKDGGFLHLEMPDDLDVCIELKDWLFALEGAQEIAERWWFSNPEDVGREERCWHTTFQSLFVKAKNIPRHELNGKGKSHGRQKYPVELVTVGVEGLQILKPLGQKGISVSENGVKQVETSGGINLEVHMVMSGENIDDEMPTWVLENLKFSVKQPIEAVVTKDELQHLALLCKSEVDAMGRIAAGVLKLLKLEHSIGQATIYQLSNLGSESFDKIFSPQRLSRDSPRSIGFSPSSHMINETLPTMLESTVDSLEEAVLDSQAKCSALITDVSASESSVQYLAEIKQLSQNLERMQNLMKQLQTRI encoded by the exons ATGACAATTCAGGTTAGCACTGTCAATCTTCTTCTTGAAACACGTGGGGGTGCTCGACGTGAGGGTGGTGCTGCTTG GGCATCACCTCTAGCATCCATCACCATACGCAaccttttattatgcaccacaaaTGAAAATTGGCAG GTTGTAAATCTTAAGGAAGCACGTGACTTCTCCCATAACAAAGGGAATATATATGTGTTCAAG AAATTAGAATGGGAGTCTTTATCTATTGATCTTCTGCCTCATCCTGATATGTTTGCCGATGCCAATTTAGCACGTTCTCAAGAAGGTTCAACTCATAGAGATGATGATGGTGCAAAGCGAGTTTTCTTTGGTGGAGAACGCTTTTTGGAAGGAATATCAGGAGAAGCTCAT ATCACAGTACAGAGGACTGAACAAAACAATCCCCTTGGACTTGAGGTTCAATTACATATTACTGAAGCTATCTGTCCTGCATTAAGTGAACCAG GACTTCGAGCTCTTCTTCGCTTCATGACTGGATTATACGGATGTCTTAATAGAGGAGATGTGGATCTGAAGGCTCATCAG CAATCTACAGAAGCAGCAGGATGTTCATTAGTCTCTATTCTTGTAGATCACATTTTTTTCTGCATTAAGGATGCTG AGTTCCAGCTTGAGCTCTTGATGCAGTCACTTTTCTTTTCTCGG GCAACAGTTTCTGATGGAGAAATTGCTAAGAACTTGACTAAGGTTATGATTGGTGGACTGTTCTTACG GGACACATTTTCGCGCCCTCCATGTACTTTGGTGCAACCATCAATGGAGCCTGTCACAGAAAATGATGTGCAGATTCCTGCCTTCG CTAAGAATTTTTGCCCCCCAATATATCCTTTGGGAGACCAGCAGTGGCAGCTAAGTGTAGGTATTCCTTTGATATGCCTTCATTCACTTCAGGTCAAGCCTTCTCCAGTCCCACCATCTTTTGCTTCAGAAACAGTTATTGCTTGTGAGCCTCTTATG ATTCACCTCCAGGAAGAATCATGTTTGCGGATATCTTCTTTCTTAGCTGATGGAATTGTTGTCAGTCGTGGAGATGTTttacccgatttttcagtaaattCCTTAATGTTCATTCTCAAGGAATTAGATGTCATTGTTCCTCTGGACATGAGTAAATTAAATAATCCAGTTGCCAACAAGAattccattgcccagaattcctTTACTGGAGCAAGGCTTCATATTGAGAATTTGTTCTTCTCGGAGTCACCTTCCTTAAAACTCAGGCTGCTAAAGCTGGAGAAAGATCCTGCTTGCTTCTGTTTGTGGCAGGGTCAGCCTATTGATGCAAGCCAGAAGAAATGGACTGTTGGAGCATCACACCTTGGTTTGTCTCTGGAAACTTCTAGCAGGTCTAATGGGCAACTGAATTCTCATGGGTTGGCTTCAGGCTTGTGGAGATGCATTGAACTAAAAGATGCTTCTATTGAGGTAGCCATGGTAACTGCTGACGGAAGTCCATTAACAAATGTTCCTCCTCCTGGAGGTGTTGTCAGAGTAGGTGTTGCTTGTCAACAGTATTTATCCAACACTTCTGTTGAGCAGTTATTTTTTGTCCTGGATCTTTATGCTTACTTTGGCAGAGTTGGTGAAAAGGTTGCCTCCGTTGGCAAAAATAGGAGACCAAAGAGAAGTGGGAATGAATCTTCAGGTGGTAGGCTAATGGATAAGGTTCCTTGTGATACTGCAGTAAGCCTAGCAGTGAAGCTTCTTCAGGTTAGATTTCTAGAATCTTCCACAATAGATATTGAGGGATTGCCTTTGGTTCAATTTATTGGAGAATATCTTTTCATCAAAGTTTCTCACAGAACCCTTGGTGGTGCCATGGCTGTGTCATCCACTTTACACTGGCAAACTGTTGAGGTGGACTGTGTAGAGACAGATGGAAGCTTGGTGCATGAAAATTGCACAATTTTAACTTCTGTTGAGAATGGTTGTGTGGTGTCCGCAAATGGTTATCCTCAATTACGAGCCATCTTTTGGGTGCATAACCAGAGGAAGCATCAACAAAATGGTATTGCTCAGGCAATTCCGTTTCTGGATGTTAACATAGTCCATGTCATTCCATTCAGTGAACGTGATAAAGAGTGCCATAGTTTAAGTGTGTCAGCCTGTATTTCTGGTATTCGCCTTGGTGGTGGAATGAACTATGCTGAAACCCTGTTGCATCGATTTGGAATACTTGGGCCCGATGGTGGTCCTGGAGAAGGGCTTTCAAAAGGATTAAAGAATTTATCAACAGGGCCGCTATCAAAACTTTTCAAAATATCGCCTCTCACAGTTGAGTTAAGAGAGG ATAAGCATtcagaaaatgggaaagatgGTGGGTTTTTGCACTTGGAAATGCCAGATGATTTGGATGTGTGTATAGAATTGAAAGATTGGTTATTTGCACTTGAGGGTGCACAAGAGATTGCAGAAAGGTGGTGGTTTTCCAACCCTGAAGATGTGGGCAGAGAAGAGAGGTGCTGGCACACAACTTTCCAAAGTTTGTTTGTAAAAGCAAAAAACATTCCAAGGCATGAACTGAATGGAAAAGGGAAGTCACATGGAAGACAGAAATATCCAGTGGAATTGGTCACA GTTGGTGTGGAAGGCTTGCAGATCTTGAAGCCACTGGGACAAAAGGGCATTTCTGTGTCCGAGAATGGTGTGAAACAAGTCGAGACATCTGGAGGGATAAATCTTGAAGTTCACATGGTGATGTCAGGGGAAAATATTGATGATGAGATGCCCACATGGGTATTGGAAAACTTGAAATTCTCTGTTAAGCAACCG ATTGAGGCTGTTGTGACCAAAGATGAGCTCCAGCACCTTGCTTTGTTGTGCAAGTCTGAAGTTGATGCAATGGGTCGGATAGCTGCCGGGGTCCTCAAGCTACTCAAACTGGAGCATTCCATTGGCCAGGCAACCATATACCAACTCAGCAACCTTG GAAGTGAAAGCTTTGACAAAATTTTCTCCCCACAGAGGCTTAGCAGGGATAGTCCTCGTAGCATTGGTTTTTCCCCATCGTCGCATATGATTAACGAGACTTTGCCGACAATGTTGGAATCAACAGTTGATTCACTTGAGGAGGCAGTTTTGGATTCACAAGCTAAATGTTCTGCCCTTATTACTGATGTATCCGCTTCAGAATCGTCTGTACAGTATCTTGCCGAAATCAAACAACTAAGCCAGAATCTTGAAAGAATGCAGAATTTAATGAAGCAATTACAGACTCGAATTTAA
- the LOC110653645 gene encoding polycomb group protein FIE1, protein MAKIALGCDPVVGSLASSKKREYRVTNRLQEGKRPLYAVVFNFIDSRYFNVFATVGGNRVTVYQCLEGGVIAVLQSYVDEDKDESFYTVSWACNVDGTPFVVAGGINGIIRVIDASNEKIHKSFVGHGDSINEIRTQPLKPSLVVSASKDESVRLWNVHTGICILIFAGAGGHRNEVLSVDFHPSDIYRIASCGMDNTVKIWSMKEFWTYVEKSFTWTDLPSKFPTKYVQFPVFIASVHSNYVDCNRWLGDFILSKSVDNEIVLWEPKMKEQSPGEGTVDILQKYPVPECDIWFIKFSCDFHYNAAAIGNREGKIYVWELQSSPPVLIARLSHSQSKSPIRQTAMSFDGSTILSCCEDGTIWRWDAASSS, encoded by the exons ATGGCGAAAATCGCGTTAGGATGCGACCCAGTGGTGGGTTCACTCGCCTCCTCCAAGAAGAGGGAGTACAGAGTCACTAACAGACTGCAGGAGGGCAAGCGTCCCCTCTACGCCGTCGTTTTCAACTTCATCGACTCTCGTTACTTCAACGTCTTCGCCACCGTGGGCGGCAACCGG GTGACTGTTTATCAATGTCTTGAAGGAGGCGTCATAGCGGTTTTGCAATCGTATGTTGATGAAGAT AAGGATGAGTCTTTTTATACGGTGAGCTGGGCATGTAACGTTGATGGAACTCCATTTGTTGTAGCTGGAGGAATCAATGGTATCATCCGTGTAATTGATGCGAGCAATGAGAAGATACACAAG AGTTTTGTTGGCCATGGAGATTCAATAAATGAAATCAGAACTCAGCCCCTGAAACCTTCACTTGTGGTGTCCGCAAGCAAA GATGAATCAGTTCGACTGTGGAATGTTCACACTGGAATTTGCATTTTGATATTTGCTGGAGCTGGGGGTCATCGGAATGAAGTTCTGAGTGTG GACTTCCATCCATCAGACATATATCGGATTGCAAGTTGTGGAATGGACAACACTGTCAAGATTTGGTCAATGAAAG AGTTTTGGACATATGTAGAGAAGTCATTCACGTGGACAGATCTTCCTTCAAAGTTCCCAACAAAATATGTACAATTTCCT GTGTTCATAGCTTCAGTTCATTCAAACTATGTTGATTGTAATAGATGGCTTGGTGACTTTATCCTGTCAAAG AGTGTTGACAATGAGATTGTGCTATGGGAGCCAAAGATGAAGGAACAGTCTCCTGGGGAG GGTACAGTTGACATTCTTCAAAAATACCCTGTTCCTGAATGTGATATTTGGTTCATCAAGTTTTCTTGTGATTTCCATTACAATGCAGCTGCTATAG GGAATAGGGAAGGAAAGATCTATGTTTGGGAATTGCAAAGTAGTCCCCCTGTTCTCATTGCAAG GCTATCTCATAGTCAATCCAAATCTCCGATAAGACAAACTGCAATGTCATTTGATGGGAG CACCATACTTAGCTGCTGTGAGGATGGAACCATATGGCGTTGGGATGCAGCATCATCTTCCTAG
- the LOC110653646 gene encoding protein NDR1-like: MTDCCKKCCSFIFTLGLAALFMWLSLRPSKPKCLLQQFYIPALNKTLNPPGNTTLFFQLRLENTNKDKGVYYDPVNVTFFDSPNKTHFIGNFTIPNFYQGHKKKATKNGSFNARGLDWEAVSLAVSNGSAVFRVDMATSVRYKIMAWQTKRHRILVGANVIISNQGTLVNPKKGIKLSSNAEMIGSSVGNIIGILSLFYLLNFC; the protein is encoded by the coding sequence ATGACAGATTGCTGCAAGAAGTGCTGCAGCTTCATATTCACTCTAGGCTTGGCTGCTCTTTTCATGTGGTTAAGTCTGCGTCCCTCGAAACCCAAATGCTTACTCCAACAATTTTACATTCCCGCCCTTAACAAGACCCTAAATCCTCCAGGAAACACCACTCTCTTCTTTCAGCTCAGACTAGAGAACACCAACAAGGACAAGGGTGTCTATTACGATCCCGTAAATGTAACATTTTTTGACAGCCCAAACAAGACTCACTTCATAGGGAATTTCACCATCCCCAATTTTTATCAAGGGCATAAGAAGAAGGCAACGAAGAATGGTAGTTTTAACGCCAGGGGACTTGACTGGGAAGCGGTTTCGCTGGCTGTTTCTAATGGGTCGGCGGTTTTCCGGGTAGATATGGCGACTTCGGTGAGGTACAAGATTATGGCATGGCAAACTAAGAGGCATAGGATCTTGGTCGGAGCCAATGTGATTATCAGTAATCAAGGCACTCTGGTCAATCCCAAGAAGGGTATAAAGCTCAGTTCAAACGCAGAAATGATTGGAAGCTCTGTTGGGAACATAATAGGGATTTTATCACTATTTTATTTGCTCAATTTTTGTTAA
- the LOC110653647 gene encoding gibberellin 2-beta-dioxygenase 8, protein MSIDPPFQETCNALFKGPFVRAEDEKFVVVEECELPLIDMNCLTLGQKEREKCIKKMAEAASEWGFFQVVNHGISQEVLQSMIYEQIKVFHEPLSKKTEENFLNLPSNSYRWGNPDATCLRQFSWSEALHISLADISRMDGYKTTLRSTIEAFAGTAATLAQSLAEILAQNLGVKSNYFGEYCTPNTSYLRMNRYPPCPFFSDQVCGLMPHTDSDFLTIIYQDQTGGLQLKKHGRWLTVRPNPQSVIINIGDLFQVLSNNVFRSMEHRVLAPQQVERFSVAYFYCPSYDAVIQCYGKPAMYRKFSFREYKQQIQKDVQATGDKVGVSRFLL, encoded by the exons ATGAGTATTGATCCTCCATTTCAAGAGACCTGCAATGCCCTTTTCAAGGGCCCTTTTGTAAGAGCGGAAGATGAGAAGTTTGTCGTGGTTGAAGAATGTGAGCTGCCTCTCATTGATATGAATTGTTTAACTTTGGgacagaaagagagagaaaagtgcATAAAAAAGATGGCTGAAGCAGCAAGTGAGTGGGGTTTCTTTCAAGTTGTGAATCATGGGATTTCACAGGAGGTATTGCAGAGCATGATATATGAACAAATTAAGGTATTTCATGAGCCCTTGAGCAAGAAGACTGAAGAGAACTTCTTGAATTTACCATCAAACAGCTATCGCTGGGGGAACCCTGATGCTACTTGTTTGAGGCAATTCTCGTGGTCAGAAGCTTTGCACATTTCTCTTGCAGATATCTCAAGAATGGATGGATACAAGACTACTCTCAG ATCAACTATTGAAGCATTCGCTGGAACAGCTGCCACCTTGGCTCAAAGCTTAGCTGAAATTTTAGCTCAGAACTTGGGTGTCAAATCCAATTACTTCGGAGAATATTGTACACCCAACACTAGTTATCTACGAATGAACAGATATCCTCCATGTCCATTCTTCTCTGATCAGGTCTGTGGTTTGATGCCTCACACAGACAGTGATTTCCTCACAATAATCTATCAAGACCAGACTGGAGGATTGCAACTTAAGAAACATGGAAGATGGCTCACTGTTAGACCTAATCCTCAATCTGTAATCATCAACATTGGTGACCTATTCCAG GTGTTGAGCAATAATGTTTTCAGAAGCATGGAACACAGAGTGCTTGCCCCACAACAAGTTGAGAGGTTTTCTGTTGCATATTTCTACTGCCCATCATATGATGCTGTAATACAGTGCTACGGGAAGCCAGCAATGTATAGAAAGTTTAGTTTCAGAGAGTATAAGCAGCAAATCCAAAAGGATGTTCAAGCTACAGGTGATAAAGTTGGGGTCTCAAGGTTTCTCTTgtaa
- the LOC110653648 gene encoding gibberellin 2-beta-dioxygenase 8, whose amino-acid sequence MGKIDPPFQETYKTLFKDCLVRATEGRNLPMVEECELPLIDINRLSWGHPEREKCITEMAEAASKWGFFQVINHGIPVEILERMQYEQMKVFHTSFQNKCEGNILNLSANRYLWGNPKATCLRQFSWSEAFHIPLADISRMGSENRSLRSTIEAFVQTAATLAQSIAEILAENLGVKSKFFAKYCTPSTSYLRMNRYPPCPFSSEVYGLLPHTDSDFLTILYQDQIGGLQLMKDGRWVGVRPNNNPEALVINIGDLFQAFSNNIYRSVEHRVIAQQEIERFSVAYFFCPSYDAVIESFSKPAIYRKFSFREYKQQIQKDLLATGDKIGLSRFLV is encoded by the exons ATGGGTAAGATTGATCCTCCATTTCAAGAGACTTACAAGACCCTTTTCAAGGATTGTCTTGTAAGGGCAACAGAAGGCAGGAACCTTCCAATGGTGGAAGAATGTGAGCTGCCGCTTATCGATATTAATCGTTTATCTTGGGGACACCCAGAAAGAGAAAAATGTATTACAGAAATGGCTGAAGCAGCAAGTAAATGGGGTTTCTTTCAAGTAATCAATCATGGGATCCCAGTAGAGATTTTGGAAAGGATGCAATATGAACAAATGAAGGTGTTCCATACATCTTTTCAAAACAAGTGTGAAGGGAACATCTTGAATTTATCAGCAAACAGATACCTTTGGGGGAACCCTAAAGCGACTTGTTTGAGGCAGTTCTCTTGGTCAGAGGCTTTTCATATACCTCTTGCAGATATCTCAAGAATGGGTTCTGAAAACAGAAGTCTCAG ATCAACCATTGAAGCATTTGTGCAAACAGCAGCCACTTTGGCTCAAAGCATAGCTGAGATTTTAGCTGAGAACTTGGGTGTTAAATCCAAATTCTTTGCAAAATATTGTACACCAAGCACTAGTTATCTGCGTATGAATAGGTATCCTCCGTGTCCGTTCTCTTCTGAGGTCTACGGATTGTTGCCTCACACAGATAGCGATTTCCTAACAATATTATATCAAGATCAAATTGGAGGATTGCAATTGATGAAAGATGGGAGATGGGTTGGTGTTAGACCTAATAACAATCCTGAAGCCCTGGTAATCAACATTGGTGACTTGTTCCAG GCATTTAGCAATAATATCTATAGAAGTGTTGAACACAGAGTGATTGCCCAACAAGAAATAGAGAGGTTTTCTGTTGCATATTTCTTCTGCCCCTCTTATGATGCTGTAATAGAAAGCTTTAGCAAGCCAGCAATATACAGAAAGTTTAGTTTCAGAGAATATAAACAGCAAATCCAGAAAGATCTTCTAGCTACTGGTGATAAAATCGGGCTCTCCAGATTTCTCGTGTGA